In Corylus avellana chromosome ca2, CavTom2PMs-1.0, the following proteins share a genomic window:
- the LOC132170873 gene encoding bifunctional 3-dehydroquinate dehydratase/shikimate dehydrogenase, chloroplastic-like isoform X1 has product MTCSPSMWMPKWEGGQYEGDEHMRVETLQLAKELGADYIEFELKVASDLKGELRMNHHSGSKIIVSCYVNSMASLEEDLNHLVASMQTTGADIIKLVTNVTTITEIPRIFHLLSRCQVPLIAYSEGERGLISQLLCRKFGGFLVYGSIKGNSDPGLPTLDGLIQAYKVDNVNADTKIFGLISKPVGHSKGPLLHNPTFRHVNYNGIYVPMFVDDLRDFFSVYSSAEYAGFSVGFPYKEAIIGFCDEVHPLAQAISAVNTIIRRPRDGKLIGYNTDCEASITAIEDALKEQGCTNGEASFSSPLAEKLFVLAGAGGAGRALAFGAKSRGARVLIFDIDFDRAKSLACAVSGEARPFEDIVNFQPSKGAILANATPLGMHPNTDRIPVSEATLAEYQLVFDSVYTPRKTRLLKDAEAAGAIIVGGVEMFLRQAIGQFNLFTGGEAPEELMRKIIYAKF; this is encoded by the exons ATGACTTGTTCCCCGAGCATGTGGAT GCCAAAGTGGGAAGGTGGTCAGTATGAAGGCGATGAGCACATGCGGGTGGAAACACTTCAGTTAGCCAAAGAACTGGGAGCTGATTACATCGAGTTTGAGCTCAAG GTGGCTTCAGATCTTAAGGGAGAGCTGAGAATGAACCATCACAGTGGTAGCAAAATTATTGTTTCATGCTATGTGAATAGTATGGCTTCTTTAGAAGAAGACCTGAACCATCTTGTCGCAAGCATGCAAACAACTGGAGCAGATATCATCAAACTTGTTACAAATGTAACTACTATTACAGAAATACCAAGAATTTTTCATCTGCTCTCACGTTGCCAG GTGCCACTAATTGCATACTCTGAAGGCGAAAGAGGTCTTATAAGCCAGTTACTGTGTCGAAAATTTGGTGGTTTTCTAGTCTATGGATCTATCAAAGGAAATTCAGATCCGGGTCTGCCTACTTTAGACGGCCTTATACAGGCTTACAAGGTTGACAATGTAAATGCAGATACTAAAATTTTTGGGCTCATCTCCAAACCAGTTGGCCACAGCAAGGGCCCCCTGCTGCATAATCCTACGTTCAGGCATGTGAACTATAATGGAATATATGTCCCAATGTTTGTCGATGATCTCAGGGATTTCTTTAGTGTCTATTCAAGCGCTGAGTATGCTGGATTCAG TGTTGGGTTTCCATACAAAGAAGCTATAATTGGGTTCTGTGATGAAGTCCACCCACTTGCTCAG GCCATAAGTGCTGTTAATACTATTATAAGGAGACCTAGAGATGGGAAGCTCATTGGTTATAATACAGACTGTGAGGCTTCAATAACTGCAATTGAAGATGCTCTTAAAG AACAGGGATGCACTAATGGGGAAGCATCTTTCAGTTCTCCTCTTGCTGAGAAACTATTTGTGCTAGCTGGTGCTGGAGGTGCAGGAAGAGCCTTAGCATTTGGTGCCAAAAGTAGAGGGGCACGGGTGCTTATTTTTGACATTGATTTTG ACAGAGCAAAGTCTCTTGCTTGTGCTGTATCTGGTGAAGCTCGGCCTTTTGAAGATATAGTTAACTTCCAGCCAAGTAAAGGAGCAATCCTTGCAAATGCAACACCTTTGGGGATGCATCCAAACACAGACCGAATTCCTGTATCTGAG GCGACCTTGGCGGAGTACCAGCTTGTCTTTGATTCCGTTTACACACCTAGAAAGACCAGGCTATTAAAAGATGCTGAGGCTGCAGGAGCCATCATTGTGGGTGGAGTTGAAATGTTCCTCCGGCAGGCCATTGGCCAGTTCAATCTCTTCACAGGTGGAGAAG CACCTGAAGAGCTCATGCGGAAGATCATCTATGCAAAGTTCTGA
- the LOC132170873 gene encoding bifunctional 3-dehydroquinate dehydratase/shikimate dehydrogenase, chloroplastic-like isoform X3 has protein sequence MGTVGIFDRSTLICAPLVAQSVEQMVIDMKQAKAEGADVVEVRLDYIKNFQPRQDLEIILRNKPLPVMIVYRPKWEGGQYEGDEHMRVETLQLAKELGADYIEFELKVASDLKGELRMNHHSGSKIIVSCYVNSMASLEEDLNHLVASMQTTGADIIKLVTNVTTITEIPRIFHLLSRCQVPLIAYSEGERGLISQLLCRKFGGFLVYGSIKGNSDPGLPTLDGLIQAYKVDNVNADTKIFGLISKPVGHSKGPLLHNPTFRHVNYNGIYVPMFVDDLRDFFSVYSSAEYAGFSVGFPYKEAIIGFCDEVHPLAQAISAVNTIIRRPRDGKLIGYNTDCEASITAIEDALKEQGCTNGEASFSSPLAEKLFVLAGAGGAGRALAFGAKSRGARVLIFDIDFDRAKSLACAVSGEARPFEDIVNFQPSKGAILANATPLGMHPNTDRIPVSEATLAEYQLVFDSVYTPRKTRLLKDAEAAGAIIVGGVEMFLRQAIGQFNLFTGGEAPEELMRKIIYAKF, from the exons atggGAACTGTTGGAATATTTGACAGATCGACTCTGATTTGTGCTCCATTGGTGGCTCAATCCGTTGAGCAAATGGTGATTGACATGAAGCAGGCGAAGGCAGAAGGTGCGGACGTGGTTGAAGTCAGGTTGGATTATATAAAGAATTTCCAGCCTCGCCAAGACCTTGAAATTATCCTCAGAAATAAGCCATTGCCAGTCATGATCGTCTATCG GCCAAAGTGGGAAGGTGGTCAGTATGAAGGCGATGAGCACATGCGGGTGGAAACACTTCAGTTAGCCAAAGAACTGGGAGCTGATTACATCGAGTTTGAGCTCAAG GTGGCTTCAGATCTTAAGGGAGAGCTGAGAATGAACCATCACAGTGGTAGCAAAATTATTGTTTCATGCTATGTGAATAGTATGGCTTCTTTAGAAGAAGACCTGAACCATCTTGTCGCAAGCATGCAAACAACTGGAGCAGATATCATCAAACTTGTTACAAATGTAACTACTATTACAGAAATACCAAGAATTTTTCATCTGCTCTCACGTTGCCAG GTGCCACTAATTGCATACTCTGAAGGCGAAAGAGGTCTTATAAGCCAGTTACTGTGTCGAAAATTTGGTGGTTTTCTAGTCTATGGATCTATCAAAGGAAATTCAGATCCGGGTCTGCCTACTTTAGACGGCCTTATACAGGCTTACAAGGTTGACAATGTAAATGCAGATACTAAAATTTTTGGGCTCATCTCCAAACCAGTTGGCCACAGCAAGGGCCCCCTGCTGCATAATCCTACGTTCAGGCATGTGAACTATAATGGAATATATGTCCCAATGTTTGTCGATGATCTCAGGGATTTCTTTAGTGTCTATTCAAGCGCTGAGTATGCTGGATTCAG TGTTGGGTTTCCATACAAAGAAGCTATAATTGGGTTCTGTGATGAAGTCCACCCACTTGCTCAG GCCATAAGTGCTGTTAATACTATTATAAGGAGACCTAGAGATGGGAAGCTCATTGGTTATAATACAGACTGTGAGGCTTCAATAACTGCAATTGAAGATGCTCTTAAAG AACAGGGATGCACTAATGGGGAAGCATCTTTCAGTTCTCCTCTTGCTGAGAAACTATTTGTGCTAGCTGGTGCTGGAGGTGCAGGAAGAGCCTTAGCATTTGGTGCCAAAAGTAGAGGGGCACGGGTGCTTATTTTTGACATTGATTTTG ACAGAGCAAAGTCTCTTGCTTGTGCTGTATCTGGTGAAGCTCGGCCTTTTGAAGATATAGTTAACTTCCAGCCAAGTAAAGGAGCAATCCTTGCAAATGCAACACCTTTGGGGATGCATCCAAACACAGACCGAATTCCTGTATCTGAG GCGACCTTGGCGGAGTACCAGCTTGTCTTTGATTCCGTTTACACACCTAGAAAGACCAGGCTATTAAAAGATGCTGAGGCTGCAGGAGCCATCATTGTGGGTGGAGTTGAAATGTTCCTCCGGCAGGCCATTGGCCAGTTCAATCTCTTCACAGGTGGAGAAG CACCTGAAGAGCTCATGCGGAAGATCATCTATGCAAAGTTCTGA
- the LOC132170873 gene encoding bifunctional 3-dehydroquinate dehydratase/shikimate dehydrogenase, chloroplastic-like isoform X2 has product MGTVGIFDRSTLICAPLVAQSVEQMVIDMKQAKAEGADVVEVRLDYIKNFQPRQDLEIILRNKPLPVMIVYRPKWEGGQYEGDEHMRVETLQLAKELGADYIEFELKVASDLKGELRMNHHSGSKIIVSCYVNSMASLEEDLNHLVASMQTTGADIIKLVTNVTTITEIPRIFHLLSRCQVPLIAYSEGERGLISQLLCRKFGGFLVYGSIKGNSDPGLPTLDGLIQAYKVDNVNADTKIFGLISKPVGHSKGPLLHNPTFRHVNYNGIYVPMFVDDLRDFFSVYSSAEYAGFSVGFPYKEAIIGFCDEVHPLAQAISAVNTIIRRPRDGKLIGYNTDCEASITAIEDALKEQGCTNGEASFSSPLAEKLFVLAGAGGAGRALAFGAKSRGARVLIFDIDFEQSLLLVLYLVKLGLLKI; this is encoded by the exons atggGAACTGTTGGAATATTTGACAGATCGACTCTGATTTGTGCTCCATTGGTGGCTCAATCCGTTGAGCAAATGGTGATTGACATGAAGCAGGCGAAGGCAGAAGGTGCGGACGTGGTTGAAGTCAGGTTGGATTATATAAAGAATTTCCAGCCTCGCCAAGACCTTGAAATTATCCTCAGAAATAAGCCATTGCCAGTCATGATCGTCTATCG GCCAAAGTGGGAAGGTGGTCAGTATGAAGGCGATGAGCACATGCGGGTGGAAACACTTCAGTTAGCCAAAGAACTGGGAGCTGATTACATCGAGTTTGAGCTCAAG GTGGCTTCAGATCTTAAGGGAGAGCTGAGAATGAACCATCACAGTGGTAGCAAAATTATTGTTTCATGCTATGTGAATAGTATGGCTTCTTTAGAAGAAGACCTGAACCATCTTGTCGCAAGCATGCAAACAACTGGAGCAGATATCATCAAACTTGTTACAAATGTAACTACTATTACAGAAATACCAAGAATTTTTCATCTGCTCTCACGTTGCCAG GTGCCACTAATTGCATACTCTGAAGGCGAAAGAGGTCTTATAAGCCAGTTACTGTGTCGAAAATTTGGTGGTTTTCTAGTCTATGGATCTATCAAAGGAAATTCAGATCCGGGTCTGCCTACTTTAGACGGCCTTATACAGGCTTACAAGGTTGACAATGTAAATGCAGATACTAAAATTTTTGGGCTCATCTCCAAACCAGTTGGCCACAGCAAGGGCCCCCTGCTGCATAATCCTACGTTCAGGCATGTGAACTATAATGGAATATATGTCCCAATGTTTGTCGATGATCTCAGGGATTTCTTTAGTGTCTATTCAAGCGCTGAGTATGCTGGATTCAG TGTTGGGTTTCCATACAAAGAAGCTATAATTGGGTTCTGTGATGAAGTCCACCCACTTGCTCAG GCCATAAGTGCTGTTAATACTATTATAAGGAGACCTAGAGATGGGAAGCTCATTGGTTATAATACAGACTGTGAGGCTTCAATAACTGCAATTGAAGATGCTCTTAAAG AACAGGGATGCACTAATGGGGAAGCATCTTTCAGTTCTCCTCTTGCTGAGAAACTATTTGTGCTAGCTGGTGCTGGAGGTGCAGGAAGAGCCTTAGCATTTGGTGCCAAAAGTAGAGGGGCACGGGTGCTTATTTTTGACATTGATTTTG AGCAAAGTCTCTTGCTTGTGCTGTATCTGGTGAAGCTCGGCCTTTTGAAGATATAG